One region of Quercus lobata isolate SW786 chromosome 2, ValleyOak3.0 Primary Assembly, whole genome shotgun sequence genomic DNA includes:
- the LOC115967750 gene encoding uncharacterized protein LOC115967750: MGMSEKEGGSTRPRQQMESFVDTINWCGLRDIGFIGPKFTWLYKSRDGLQIRERLDRALATVEWVNLFPMARLYHLTSAASDHSPLALHFVQRIRERRRKRLFRFESMWLKDPKCEEVVLEAWEEGLAVSSGFPLTLYLERCKLRLEAWNKGEFGHVGRKIAELQKHLEWLELQLVSPSIIGEMRKTRIELNCCHEKEDAMWNTSYFHAKASARQKKNYMEGLMDDNGQWHTEEDKMGELVVQPKVTTEMNHRLTMDFSGEEVWMALKQMYPLKDPGPDGMPPYSISISSRT, translated from the exons atgGGGATGTCAGAGAAGGAAGGAGGGAGTACAAGACCAAGGCAACAAATGGAAAGCTTTGTTGACACTATAAATTGGTGTGGTTTAAGGGATATTGGTTTTATTGGACCTAAGTTTACTTGGTTGTATAAGAGTAGGGATGGCCTTCAAATCCGGGAAAGGTTAGATAGAGCTCTAGCTACTGTTGAGTGGGTTAATTTGTTCCCCATGGCTCGTCTTTATCATCTTACATCAGCAGCTTCAGATCATTCACCCTTGGCTTTACATTTTGTTCAGAGAATtagggaaagaagaagaaagcgtTTGTTTAGATTTGAGTCGATGTGGTTGAAGGATCCAAAGTGTGAAGAGGTGGTTCTTGAAGCTTGGGAGGAAGGGTTGGCGGTGTCATCTGGTTTTCCTTTGACTTTGTACTTAGAAAGGTGCAAATTGCGCCTAGAAGCATGGAATAAAGGTGAGTTTGGCCATGTTGGGAGGAAGATAGCAGAGTTACAGAAGCACTTAGAATGGTTAGAGTTACAGCTGGTTTCTCCAAGCATTATAGGGGAGATGAGGAAGACAAGGATTGAATTAAATTGTTGCCATGAAAAAGAAGATGCTATGTG GAATACTAGCTATTTTCATGCAAAAGCATCTGCAAGGCAAAAGAAGAATTATATGGAGGGCTTAATGGATGATAATGGGCAGTGGCATACTGAGGAAGATAAGATGGGAGAgtta GTTGTGCAGCCAAAGGTGACCACAGAGATGAATCACAGGTTGACAATGGATTTTTCTGGTGAGGAAGTTTGGATGGCATTGAAACAGATGTATCCTCTCAAGGATCCAGGTCCTGATGGGATGCCTCCTTATTCTATCAGCATTTCTAGTAGAACATAG